CAAATTCTCAACCTTATTTAGCTTAATATCAGGTGCAACACTAAAAACGTTTACCTTCTTACAAGCAATTGGAACCAGATACAGTCATACAACCATGCAAAGCTCATAGTAATTTAAACAGAACCCTGGAAGTCGGAAATTCAATGATCCATTCAACAGTTCTGAGATGACAACAGCATGAAAATCAGATGTGAACCACGCAAAGCCTCCCAAGTACAGCAAGGTACCATAGTTCCACTTCAGTGTAGACCCATATATACACTGTCCAATTGCTTAAGGAGATTCTCAGATTCCTGAACCAACAGCAACTTGGAAAACTTTCTATAGATTTTCATTAAGAGAAGTAAGTTACAACCTTTCAAACTCAACTGCTGCTTTAACTTCTTGATTCATAATAGTTGTGATTTAAGACTTTGATGAACTTTGTCTTAGTGGCATCAATCCTAGTTCAATAAACTTTCCAGCTACTCCGTAGCTTTTGGATGTCAATCTCAACACACCTaaatttctttccaaatttaGATTTTGGCTGGCTGGACAAAAGTCGACGTTGCATCCGTATATCTTATACACACACAAGCTAATATTCAGTCTATGCTCTGTCATCACCAAGAACTTTATCAACCTAATTGTTTCATTGCTTAAAACATCAAATATGCACCAATAAGATGGTGGTTCTTCATTTCTCTCATCAAATTCAAGCATCTTACTAAAATGGAGATGCACGGGACAGAGTAAGCTAAGGAGGCAAATGACCAAAACTCAGCTAAACAACCATtgtgcaacaaaacaaaaagaacgcAATAGCAATGCAGTCTCAGTCTGCACTCAACTATTGCGACTTACACTTGAAAACACATACATATTCATGAATTCCAACACCATTAATCATTTTCCAAATTCCACATTTGGCCTTCACGCATTTTACACAAGAAACAATCCcctaatagaaaaaaaaaaatctcaaaacatTCAGCCTATTCTCTGACAACTTTGTCCTAAGTCACCAAGAATGTTACCCAACTAATTTTTTCAATGCTCAAATTATCAGATTGGATTTTGAGAAGTGGGTCGGCATTTTTTCTTCGAGTTAAAGTATCTTATTAAAATCTACACCCATGGAACCAGGAACTATGCACAATACATATGCAATACACTATCCATTTTCAGCTTACACTAGAAAAAATCAAATGGGTATATATGATTATAAGAAATTAGAGACCCTGCAATAACCAGAAAGAGAATAATTGACAGAATTGATAAAAACGCTAACATAACAAAGTGAGGAATCCACATATGGAAATAaacatataccaaaaaaaaaaaaaaacacaaacaaacaaaggaaGAACTTCTAATCTTTGGTGTTGCGGAGTCGGTAGGTTATGCGGCCTCGGGACGAGTCGTAGCGACTGACCTCGACCCTGACTCTATCACCAGGGAGTATACGAATGTAATTCTTTCGGATAGCACCGGAAATGTAACCGATAAGCGTGTCTTGGTTGTCCAAGCGAACCCGAAACATGCCGTTGGGGAGCGACTCGGTGACTGACCCTTCGTGggtcattttctcttcctcagTTTTCCGCGGGGAGCGATCCGAATTGGGAGATTTGGCTAAGACGAGACGCGGGTGAATGGGCATGCGCTTGTTGGTTAAGAGTGGGTTTGGGAGACTGTGGCTTTGTGGGAGTGAAAGAGGGAATTGGGTGTTGCATAGTGGCAGAAGATGAGGGTGGAGAGTTGAGGGTTTGAGAGACATCATGGTTCGTTAAATCGTTTCTCTTTTCGAGTGTTCTAGACTTCTAGTGCAGAGGTTGGTTTTTCTGTGGACGGAAAGGAAACGAAGAGGGTTGCAGGCTTTATATGGTATTGGTAAGGCTGATCGGTCTGGAGTCTggttatctttatttttatttttttaattttttttaacatctccacacaaaggaagatgaagaaaggattcgaattagtgacctctgcttcatgaggtATAATTCACAGTCAATTGAACTAACCCTTAAGGACCTTGAAAGGGTTATTTATCTTGGGTATAAGGTCTAAATGGGTATgattaaattctttaagaagAAAGCCATTGAGAAAAAAACTTTGAACAAATACCCTAATACTCTACCCTAATCTCATACTATACCGTACGGTATTAGGGTATGTTACGGGATATTTTGAAGATTTTCTTAATACGTCCGTACAAGTAAGATTTAgggtttttcctatatatatatatatgttatgatgtaaccctgaatTATTAAGAATAAAATATAGTCGTTTTTATGTAGACGTAAGCACATTGCCAAATcacgttaaatctgtgtttcgactctttctcttaatttctgtgtcttttcgattttatattgttcatcaattctTGTGCACGGGtaacaacaattttttcttttttcttttcaaaaaacactcttcataactttatttttcttttttcttttaaaaaaacactcTTCATAACTTtattaaacgatttttttttttttttattgacctCAATGTGATTGGatacaaattttctccaaactcaGTAGCTTATAAATCTGTCAGTAGCATTTCTAAAGGAATATCAACAATCCGGGAAAACTGAGAAACAGTGGATTTTGGTGCTTCCAGTCCCTTCAAAGCTGTAAAATAAGCAGATTAAAATATCCTATGATTCCCATTTTTTCACCTCTGTTGTTCGAGAAAATTATCCCAACTACCCTAATTGTTTTTTCATGTTGAAGTATCCTGATTGAATCACAAATGGATGTAAAAGGAGCCAGCTAAAGAGGCAGGGTGTCCTGGGTTCATCATAGAGGCCAAAGGGTAAACATAAGAACCAATATTTTGCACTCATTTCTGATTTCTCCACCTCTcactagaaaataaataaataaataaaaaattatggatcTGTAGAGGTCAGACTcagagatttttattttattttatttattttttggataaatCAGTAATGTCATTGAAAATTCAAAACGCATACAACACTTCCGGACAAACCTGCAACAAGTAAACATACAGCTAACAGTGAATGCAACTAGAACTAGCTGCGAACAGACAGAGGCAGCAAACAGGATTATAATTTAACATATGGAAACACAATGCGACAATATTTGGCTTAGTTGCTGTAAAAAACAACTACAGTACATATGTTGGAGTTTCATGTTACAACACCGAAGTCAAATTTCAAATACGAAACACTTAAAACGCCACCAAAAGAGCATTTTCGAACAAACCCCTAGTAATTCTGCACTTTGCTGCCACTCTAGTTCTAATCTCCCATTAGATGATTTGAATCAAGCCCGTCATCTGAATTGGGAATTATGCATCACTAGACACTGACACAGGCACCTTTTCATATCCTTCCAACTCTCTAAGCCTCCGAGGAAAGATGCAACGACCACCAAACTTCTGCTGCAAGTAAATGATCAAGGCGAAAAGCAAACCCCCAAGAGGAATAACAACATCCCAAGTAGAGGAGTAAAAATCTGCACCAGGATTTGCATATATGTATGAGCCATCATAGTAGTGAGCATACTTGTGAGCCCTGTAAAGATCATATGCATGCGGCAGCAACCGGACAAAAGTGTTTCCGAGGTAGAATGAACAAGAAAGACTGCTCCTTTTTGTGTTCCAGAACATGTTGAGCAGTATTTGAGGCAAAAGAAAACCGTCCAATACCAAACCAGCATAAGATTTCAAGTCTCCCCAAAGAGAACGCGGTGGGTAACTACTTGTAATGGAAGCTGAGGCCATCATAACATCATTTTCGCTGCTGTTCCACAAGTTCACCACCACAGGAACTAAAGCCCCTGCTATGTATAAAGGTAAAGCCACGAAGAGAACCTTCTTCTCAGCACCCCACAAGCTCTTTTGATTTCCGTCACCCCATCTTGCTGACCATGTTTTTTGCATAAGACGGAATTGCAGCAAGAAAGCTACCATTCCAGTCACCCTAACAATCACCtgtcaaaatattaattaaatgattaaatttactttttcttatcagctcagcttaaacttttggaataattgTTTGATATAAGGTTACCTCGTTCGCTTCAAGCCATCCGTCGCTTTCGCGCATTATGTTCCACCGGCTCGAACTCCTGAAGAACAGGGCTTCGAAGTTCAGCACAAGAGGCACCAATTGGCCTAAAGTGAGAACTGAAAGCATGACAAGGGAGATCAAGGGAAGCACATGAGGGTGCCTTTTCACATGAAAGATCTGCAGAACCACAAAAACACACGACAGCGTGGTGGAGATAAGTACCATGACAATCTCCACATCCATCCTCCATATGGAAGATCCATCCTCGTAAGTTGCAGACAACTCTAAACGTTCGAAGTAAAGTGAATCAGATTTTTTCCGTGCGCTATTAATGCTTCCCTTGATGTAACCTCCACGCCTCGAATTTAATGAAGGGAATTGAAATTCAACAAGAATCTCACAATCCCAAGAATCATTTCTTGGTATTTGATCGTCAGAGCCAATATTTCGGCAGCCTACCATACACAAGCGTCCTGTTTCCGCATCATATATCCCTTCAGCCAAAATCTCATAGCTCTCATATGAGGTTGAAGATGCGTTAAACGGAGAAAACCCATTGTACGATTGAAGGTTTATATGGTAGCTGATATTGACTGGACCGCTGCCGCCGAGATCTGGTGCCTCCGCTTCAGAGTCTTGAGAGCTTGAGTACTCATAAAAAAGAGCACCAACAGATATGGGAACTGAATAACCCCAACCGATTGTTCCTGTAGAATTTTTCACCGAGGAATCAAATCTCATGACGGAAATAGAAGACCCATTTGGGTATCTTGCCCCTTTGATTCTAGCAGGCTTCTCAGATTTCTGGCATAACTTCCTGGCAGTGTCAATTTTTGTATACTCATACTTCAAGTCAGGAACCCCGGCCATTCCATTCCGAAAACTTCGAAACATGATTCTGTCGAAATAACCTTTCTCTTGCATGGTTTTGTTGGTCGAAATTTTCCCCACCATGTCACTAACATCTTTGATTGACCAGATTGCAGGAAACCTCAAGGTCAATCTTGTTGAACAATCACCCACACGAGCATTATCCCAAGATTCCTTCACGCCCGAAATTCGGCAAGCAACGATGCAGAGTTGATGCTCTGTTTCATCCCATGTTCCTTCCCCGACCAGAGTCGTTTCAGGATTGAAACTCCGGTAATAACTGACGTGGCTAGTGTCAGGAGGAAACTCCACGAGAACCCGCATCTTTTCATTCTCCTCAGAACACTCGATCATAGACATGGACATGAAACGAGGAACATATCCCATGCCTGCATCAAACGGACTGCAATTCTTTGCAGAATTGCAGCCGCTGTCGTATCGCAATTTGAACGGATGGAATCCCCCCGAGGTTACTGAGCATAATTGGTGTTCTGGAAGAGAACTAAGTGATAAACCCCGTGGAAGGCCACTTCCGTTTTTGAAATCTCCCGAAACTGGTGTGTATTTATACTTCATTTGAGGAAGCAACAATACAGAAATTTTCTCAAAGTGGGTTGGATCATTGGCAGAAGTACTCAAGCTCTCAAAAGATCCAGTTATCAAACTAGTAATACTAGTGGAACTTGTGAGATTATGGAGTTTAAGAACAGCAGAAAGATCAAGCAAATTACCTTCTTTATATGCAGAGGCTGATCCAACCATACAAAGATCTCCCTTTGATTCTGACCAAAACCCCTCCAGTTTAAAGCTTACTGAACTTCTTTTAGACGTAGAATACATGACAGTAGAATAGTATCCCTGGCGGGGATACGAGAAATGTTCCCTCCTGTTGTACTTATTGGCGTTTGGAAATGTTAAACGCCCTTTAAGCTTGAACAAGCCTGGAACTTCGGTGCCATAGACAGACAACGTGCGAAGAAGGATGGAGTTTAAGAAAGTGGACGTGAATGCATGCGGGTTTGGTTCCAGAACTGGGTTGCCGCCGGTATAGTAACCTTCATGGGAGCGTGGAAGCAGAGGAAAAAAGCTTGGGAGTGGAGCTTCATTTGGGGGGGATGGAGGGACAGTTAAAGCACAGTGACGGTTGTAATCTGGGGGTTGAGTTGCTGAGGATGAGACAGAGTTGAAAGAGAAGGTGGTTGAAAGGAGGAAAAACATGAGAAGCCATTTGTGTGAAGAGGTTGTCATTGCAGAAGAGTTCAGTTCTGCCTTCGCCATGGATTTTTTCCATGTGCTGAAGAACATTAAACAAGACCAAGTTAAGGTGCACCACTGGAGATGAGTGAAGACTCCGGGGTGGACACAGGATTTATATTGGGGGGACGAACTAAAATCGCCTCACCAATTGTACCGACTAGACGCTTGTCTCATTCCTCCCGTTAAACCATCTCTCTCCCTCGTATTGCCATACAATTAGGataatgtgacagtaaaaatcattACTAATTCAAAGGCTAATTTTAATTTCCACGTCATTTTATTTGTATGGCAATCTACTTAATTGCATTACTTACTAATATTATACAATTGTCATTCAATTGAGATGACATTATAGTAAAAATCAagtcttgatttttttatttttttattttttatttaacaagtggtatcaaatgGTTGGTTTTCAACTTTTCATTATCACTTCATTAAGTTGTATGCCAATTGGATACCTATTTtctaaataaattaatcaaccTAATATATATAGGATAGGTTTAAGGGGTTAATTTTCTACATagtaataattttgaaaattcaatcCAATTGGCTTGACATTAATGCAGAATAGCTTACCATCAAAGGTGATGGTTtaatggcccaaaaaaattttcaagtaGTCAAGGCATGTACTAAAAAATTGCAGGACATCTTTAAATTTGGAGACAATGAGCTGCTTAGGGTCAACATTGGTGAGCTAATTCATGAATTTGAAGGGTTTAGATGGCAGATTTCATAAGGATAGTCAAGATTTCTTAAATaactctacttttttttttgacatgtataCACAAGAGGGGtagggggattcaaactagtgacctccgcttcattaggcgtagtcctaaccgattgaactacctcttggggacttaAATAACTCTACTATATAGTTGTTTAAACTCCCAcatctttttcataatatataaaaagtttaaattaattacatcatcaattcattaaaaaaaaattgctcaatGTATTTGCCCTATCTATTGGGTATTTGGATTTTTTGAACAGAGAGAATTCAATTATTGTGAAACATGAGGgtaaatttgtcaaaaaaaaaaagaaagtaaaaggaTAAATTTGTCCTCCTTTTTACAAAAACAGACTcattttcagttcatttgaacccAAAAAATCTCATTCCACCTATTTGGAGTATGTAGCGGACATCATCCACAAACCCACAAACAGAGATGCCACCACCCACAACACAAAAAATCATCACACATttccaattaaataaaaatatggctaTAATTGTTAATGTCTTTGTaagggtactttttttttaaaaaaaaaaaaaaatgttttgttgtaCCGtaaagatataaatattttgtattataggTTGTTTGTCTTCTGAAAACAAAATGACAGAAAGTAAAAGAGAAATTCAATCGATTAATTAATTCATGGAGAATTATTGTCCTTTGGACGTTTGATTTTGTGGATAAATTTGGGCCTTTGTTTCTTCTCCCCCAAAAGTTGGATTAGGTTAGAAAATTCTCGGAAATTTTCAGAGTCGTTGCTCAAGTCATCGTCAAGTCTCTGCTTTGGATGGATAGGAAATactcaaaaattaaatatggatAGACTAAATCAACGTCAATGGATTGGAGACTTTGAAAACTCATTCATTTCCCCCACTGTTTTCAGACCAAACAACACGCTAATGGATTTAATATGGCCctattaaagcaaatctaacgtGGTAGCATGCCATCAAGGGTCAATCTAATGTTCAAGATATGGGATATTGTATCAATAAGTGACCAGAATTTTATGAAATTGTTGTATTAAATGTTGCAGGCTGGCTGGTGTAACTCTAGTGGTTCCAGTGATCAATTTTTGGTGGCCTTCTTTTCCTCCAAAACTGATGAATGAGATGTACAGGAAGCAACTAAAGAGAGATCAATGGAAACTCTGGATTGGGCACTATGCCCCTGGACTAGTCTACTGGTGGATGACCTTGAAGTGGTTCCCTTATTGTTCTATCTTGCAAAGACACCCTATTCTTTTTAACAAACGCTATGTAGAAACCATCCAGAAAACAAAATAGTATGTATActcaaaatcatatatatacataaaacaaaatagtgtgtatattcacaaaaataaaactcattGTTGAAATAAATATTGCACAAAAAACTTATCAATCTCAAAATAAATACCGCAATTGAGACCAATCTCTTTTCCGCCCAAATCCTCGGATCCAATAAATccaagtttataaaaaatataaacaactcATGGTTGGACATAAAATGACGTGAATCTAGGATAAGTTTACACATATTTAATCTTTAACCACTTTCTTTGataaatatgtaaattaatgtCAATGCAAAAGTCTCATCACTCCATCACATATGCACACACGGTTGAAGTCCACACATATATAGCTCTATCACATGTCTATCtttaacccctttttttttttaataaaaattttaagtcCTTATGATTCGTATGAAGCAAACATACACGAACGAaggacaaaatatatatatatcttcacaTTTGCTTTGTtaacgaaaaagaaaaatcattttaattCAATACACAAGcaaattaacccaaaaaaaaaaaaaggattaaaaatgAGACTCATAGTgtagaagcaaaaaaaaaccatgtagaacattaaaaaaaaatagacccCAAATCGTATAGCATCTGACACACTATTAAGAAAAATTGAGGTGTCTAAATCATgccattttcaaaaaatataatatacatattattttaaaacagGTTGCAATAACACGCTAAACAAATTGACAACCGTCTTCTACGCATTAAAAGCCACAAAACAACGAAAGAAAAATAGAATCACAAACCAGAAAACATTGCCAACGGCACTGCACGGCAGCAATGCGAGATGGGGCGGTACGCTTAGATTACCCATAGCAGTCGTGGCGGCAAGAAATTCAGATCCACTACTGCCTCCACTCGAAACCAAATCTCGTTTGTTCACAGTATTTTTCAGATAAAAAATATCAGTCTAAACGATATTTATTATAGCcatgaagaaaagaaacaaaggctctgataccaattgttagaataaatcaataataaatctATTCTTTCTCCATAGcatgtataaataaatataacaatGTCATACATTCAATATTCTCATGACAAGCTTTCCATATCTACCTTCATGAATCTCCTATAGATGCccaaacatataaaagaaaactgTGTTTTGTGTGTGGAGGGAGACTATTACTcttaaccctaattttcacATAATGACCTAGTGAAGCTTAATGGGCAAACCTCACTTATATATAGGGTGAGAGTAAATGGCTTCCTCATGTGTCCACAAAATTGGTTCATCACATTATGGGcccaaaataaaacaaatgattATGCTAGTCCACCCAAAAGGAATAAATACAACAAGTGTCAATACCTGATGAGGTAAAGCTTCCCTTTACTTGTTTAGTGATGATTTATGATCATGTGTTTCTGTGTATGCAGCATAAGGTAAGACAACAAGGGGTCTACGAATCCCTGCATAGAAACATAATAGTGCATTTTGGGAACTGGGAATTCGACCCCATGGAGATTAAGAATCCATAGCTATGTTTGCCAAGAGAAGGgcccggcactgtagctggaacggcactgttccagctacagtgccaactgacacgtggcagaaaaacttgattttttcatcttaatttttttttttttttaaagcaaaatattaaaaaaaaaaatgagggaaaagatggggtggttccagccaccccttggccaaaatggggtggccgactTCATTTTATCAAGGTATCGGAGCCACCGGGTCGATCctgggtggtcgaaccaccctgTGGCCAAGGGACATCCCAAGCCAACCCTTTTGGCCGTGGGGAACGGTGCATTTGGGGTGACTCGCCACTCCAATAATCACAACTTCAAATGCactgttcttttttctttttttttttgttatgggTGGCCGGACACTTTGGCTACTGTGGGTGGTTCACTACCTTCAGAGTCGGGGTCAGGTGGCTTTTCTCAACACCCTTTGtttaaaatggggtggtccgccAATTCTATTTGGCTAAAAGAGGTATCGAACTaattcaatctttttttcttttttttttttttaatattttgctttaaaaaaaaaaaaaaaattaagatgaaaaAGTCAAGTTTTTCTGCCACGTGTCAGTTGGcgctgtagctggaacagtgccgttccagctacagtgccgggcCCTTCTCTTGGCAAACATAGCTCATGGTTCAGGATTTTTATACCaatatcggttcggttcggttacttagtacaaatatttttttgttagttaattGATAAGTaaccaataataaatatttttttaattgaatgatGATTACGATGGCATTAGCTaggtttttttagtagaatATATTAGTTGGTGGATTCTAGTActaatttattagtagaacaTATGTATGGtcgattattattgattaatgagcccattaaaaatttgtttggttcaataagttattttagcccaaaaaaacgATTTGGGCTttcaaaataatcaatttttgacccaattaaaaaagcaaacggttaaccgattaaccgaaCCGATTTTAACCgaaactttcaaaataaattctTACTGAAATGTAATAGGtgaattaaatgatttaacCGATACCTATCCCTGCtcattagaaaaaaattatggatatGTAGTAGAGGTCAGACtcagagatttttttttttttgggataaatcaGTTGTGTCATTGAAAATTCAAAACGCATACAAGAACACTTCAGGACAAACCTGCAACAAGTAAACATACAGCTAACAGTAATAACTACCAACAGACACGCAGCAAACAACATTATAATTTAACATATGAAAACACAATGCAACAATATTTGGCATAGTTGCTGTAAAAAACAACTACAGTACATATGTTGCAGTTTCATGTTACGACACCAAAGTCAAATTTCAAATACGAAACACTTAAAActacttttatctttatttaatttacatgaaaatattttttaactaaaacGCAAAAAAAGGCCACCGAAAGAGCATTCTCAAGCCCCTCATCAGACTTGGGAATTATGCATCACTAGACACTGGCACACCTTTTCATATCCTTCCAACTCTCTAAGCCTCCGAGGAAAGATGCAACGACCACCAAACTTCTGCTGCAAGTAAATGACCAAGGCAAAAAGCAAACCCCCAAGAGGAATAACAACATCCCAAGTAGAGGAGTAAAAATCTGCACCAGGATTTGCATATATGTATGAGCCATCATAGTGGTGAGCATACTTGTGAGCCCTGTAAAGATCGTATGCATGCGGCAGCAACCGGACAAAAGTGTTTCCGAGGTAGAATGAACAAGGAAGACTGCTCCTTTTTGTGTTCCAGAACATGTTGAGCAGTATTTGAGGCAACAGAAAACCGTCCAAGACCAAACCAGCATAAGATTTCAAGCCTCCCCAAAGAGAACGCGGCGGGTAACTACTTGTAATGGAAGCTGAGGCCATCATAACATCATTTTCGCTGCTGTTCCACAAGTTCACCACCACAGGAACTAAAGCCCCTGCTATATATAATGGCAAAGCCACGAAGAGAACGTTCTTCTCAGCACCCCACAAGCTCTTTTGATTTCCATCACTCCATCTTGCTGACCATGTTTTTTGCAGAAGACGGAATTGCAGCAAAAAAGCTACCATTCCAGTCACGCTAACAATCACTTGtcagaatattaattaaattattaaatttactcttTCCTATTAgttcagcttaaacttttaaaataagtgttTGATTTTACGTTACCTCGTTTGCTTCGAGCCATCCATCGCTTTCGCGCAGTATGTTCCACCGGCTCGAACTCCTGAAGAACAGGGCTTCGAAGTTCAGCACAAGAGGCACCAATTGGCCTAAAGTGAGAACTGAAAGCATGACAAGGGAGGTCAAGGGAAGCACATGAGGATGCCTTTTCACATGAAAGATCTGCAGAACCACAAAAACACACGACAGTGTGGTGGAGATAAGTACCATGACAATCTCCACATCCATCCTCCATATAGAAGATCCAACCTCGTAAGTTGCAGACAACTCTAAACGCTCAAAGTAAAGTTTATCAGATTTGTTCCGTGCGCTATTAATGCTTCCCTTGATGTAACCTCCACGCCTAGAATTTAATGAAGGGAATTGAAATTCAACAAGAATCTCACAATCCCAAGAATCATTTCTTGGTATTTGATCGTCAGAGCCAATATTTCGGCAGCCTACCATACACAAGCGTCCTGTTTCCGCATCATATATCCCTTCAGCCAAAATCTCAGAGCTCTCAGATGAAGTTGAAGATGCGTTAAACGGAGAAAACCCATTGTACGATTGAAGGTTTATATGGTAGCTGATATTGACTAGGCCTCTGCTGCTGAGATCTGGTGCCGCTGCTTCAGAGTCTTGAGAGCTTGAGTACTCATAAAACAGAGCACCAACAGAGGTGGGAACTGAAGAACCCCAAGCGATTGTTCCTTTAGAATTTTTCACAGAGGAATCAAATCTCATGACGGAAATAGAAGACCCATTTGGGTATCTTTCCCCTTTGATTCTAGCAGGCTTCTCAGATTTCTGGCATAACTTCCTGGCAGTGTCAATTTTTGTATACTGATACTTCAAGTCTGGAACCCCGGCCATTCTATTCCGAAAACTTCGAAACATGATCCTGTCGAAATAACCTTCCTCTTGCATGGTTTTGTTGGTCCAAATTTTCCCCACCATGTCactgttgataatggctcaaattgtcaataagtgtgaagataattgctggaaaatatcaatattcaagttggtgggctcaagtcatatttatctataaaaggataatgttagttttaaaaggagtccaagaacaactggaatttgatttttggagaaaacgtgtgtggataaacatgtgggttgcaatgcttaaaaagactttgtattcatgatggtttcgttttcccatcagcaattggattaaaactgttctcctatttttcgtgattaagcctctataaaaggacatgtagTCCTTGGTTAAGGGGGATTcggaaaatccaaattggtgagagcactttgtggcatttacaaaatgtagagagtttttctttactgtgtatttgagagggacagttgagtggggtgtacaaggggttaagggtttgggtttgggatattaaacttgagcggttcaggcttgtaccattgtactcaatatttctcaatagtaaagaaggggATCGGATCACcccccgtggacgtaggcatattgtcgaaccacgtaaactctttgtgtatgtg
This genomic interval from Corylus avellana chromosome ca3, CavTom2PMs-1.0 contains the following:
- the LOC132174780 gene encoding uncharacterized protein LOC132174780 codes for the protein MFFSTWKKSMAKAELNSSAMTTSSHKWLLMFFLLSTTFSFNSVSSSATQPPDYNRHCALTVPPSPPNEAPLPSFFPLLPRSHEGYYTGGNPVLEPNPHAFTSTFLNSILLRTLSVYGTEVPGLFKLKGRLTFPNANKYNRREHFSYPRQGYYSTVMYSTSKRSSVSFKLEGFWSESKGDLCMVGSASAYKEGNLLDLSAVLKLHNLTSSTSITSLITGSFESLSTSANDPTHFEKISVLLLPQMKYKYTPVSGDFKNGSGLPRGLSLSSLPEHQLCSVTSGGFHPFKLRYDSGCNSAKNCSPFDAGMGYVPRFMSMSMIECSEENEKMRVLVEFPPDTSHVSYYRSFNPETTLVGEGTWDETEHQLCIVACRISGVKESWDNARVGDCSTRLTLRFPAIWSIKDVSDMVGKISTNKTMQEKGYFDRIMFRSFRNGMAGVPDLKYEYTKIDTARKLCQKSEKPARIKGARYPNGSSISVMRFDSSVKNSTGTIGWGYSVPISVGALFYEYSSSQDSEAEAPDLGGSGPVNISYHINLQSYNGFSPFNASSTSYESYEILAEGIYDAETGRLCMVGCRNIGSDDQIPRNDSWDCEILVEFQFPSLNSRRGGYIKGSINSARKKSDSLYFERLELSATYEDGSSIWRMDVEIVMVLISTTLSCVFVVLQIFHVKRHPHVLPLISLVMLSVLTLGQLVPLVLNFEALFFRSSSRWNIMRESDGWLEANEVIVRVTGMVAFLLQFRLMQKTWSARWGDGNQKSLWGAEKKVLFVALPLYIAGALVPVVVNLWNSSENDVMMASASITSSYPPRSLWGDLKSYAGLVLDGFLLPQILLNMFWNTKRSSLSCSFYLGNTFVRLLPHAYDLYRAHKYAHYYDGSYIYANPGADFYSSTWDVVIPLGGLLFALIIYLQQKFGGRCIFPRRLRELEGYEKVPVSVSSDA
- the LOC132176020 gene encoding translation initiation factor IF-1, chloroplastic, yielding MMSLKPSTLHPHLLPLCNTQFPLSLPQSHSLPNPLLTNKRMPIHPRLVLAKSPNSDRSPRKTEEEKMTHEGSVTESLPNGMFRVRLDNQDTLIGYISGAIRKNYIRILPGDRVRVEVSRYDSSRGRITYRLRNTKD